The following proteins are encoded in a genomic region of Pyrus communis chromosome 11, drPyrComm1.1, whole genome shotgun sequence:
- the LOC137749205 gene encoding universal stress protein PHOS32-like: MGKAGSVGVGMDYSATSKLALRWAVDNLIEQGDRIVLIHVEPTTAATTSRKQLFENTGSPLIPLEELVETNVSKQYGLTNDPEVLDILDKVSKTKGAKAVAKVYWGDPREKLCDAVQDLKLDSLVVGSRGLGPIKRVLLGSVSIYVVTNASCPVTVVKGSHNHPNHKSSKKRSFK, encoded by the exons ATGGGGAAGGCAGGCAGTGTAGGAGTTGGAATGGATTATTCAGCAACAAGCAAATTAGCCCTAAGATGGGCAGTCGATAATCTGATCGAACAAGGAGATCGCATCGTATTAATCCACGTTGAGCCAACCACAGCAGCTACCACAAGCAGGAAGCAGCTGTTTGAGAACACTGGATCAC CTTTGATACCTCTGGAAGAACTTGTGGAGACTAATGTCTCAAAGCAGTATGGACTTACAAATGATCCAGAGGTGCTTGATATTCTTGACAAAGTGTCAAAAACTAAAGGG GCTAAGGCTGTGGCAAAGGTGTACTGGGGGGATCCAAGAGAGAAGTTGTGTGATGCAGTGCAAGATCTCAAGCTTGATTCGCTTGTCGTTGGAAGCAGGGGCTTAGGCCCTATCAAAAG GGTGTTGCTGGGCAGTGTAAGCATCTATGTGGTGACAAATGCTTCATGTCCGGTTACAGTTGTCAAGGGCTCACACAATCATCCAAACCATAAAAGCTCAAAGAAGCGATCTTTCAAATGA